From the Oxalobacter vibrioformis genome, the window GCAATATCGTTTACCGGCTGGCAGGTACCTGTACTGACGGATTCTTCCCATACCAGGGCCCGTATCCAGTCGATTGACGCAAAACGGGTAATGTCAGCGCTGGATGAAGGCAAAGTCGTGATTATTGCCGGATTCCAGGGGATCGATGACAAGGGAGATATCACGACGCTGGGACGGGGTGGCTCTGATACCTCGGCTGTTGCCATAGCTGCTGCCATGAAGGCGGATGAATGCCTGATTTATACCGATGTGGACGGGGTGTATACAACAGACCCGCGTGTCGTGTCAGAAGCCAGACGGCTTAAGAAAATCACCTTTGAGGAAATGCTTGAGATGGCGTCGCAGGGCTCAAAGGTATTGCAGACACGTTCGGTGGAGTTTTCCGGTAATTACCAGGTGCCCACCCGTGTTTTGTCATCACTGACAGACCCGCTTATGCCGCTGGAGGAAGAAGCTGTCTCCGGCACACTGATTACCTTTGAGGAAGATGCAGAAATGGAACAGACGGTTATTTCAGGGATTGCCTTTTCCCGTGACGAGGCAAAAATCATGGTCATTGGCGTGCCTGATAAGCCGGGTATTGCCTTCAAGATTTTAGGCGCTATCGCTGATGCTAATATTGAAGTGGATATGATTATCCAGAATCAGTCAGTTGCCGGTATCACGGACTTTACCTTCACCGTCCCGCGTGCGGATTATGAACGCGCCATCGCGGTGTTGAATACAAAGGTCAAGGGTGAGATTAACGCAAAGGATATCGTGGGAGACAACCGGGTATCCAAAGTATCTGCCATTGGCGTGGGTATGCGCAGTCATGTCGGTGTGGCATCGAAAATGTTTGAAACGCTGTACCAGGAAGGTATCAATATCCTCATGATTTCCACATCGGAAATCAAGATTTCCATCCTGATTGATGAAAAATATACCGAACTGGCTGTCAGGGCGCTGCATAAGGCGTTCGAGCTGGACAAAGTGTAATTTTAGTTTGATGGATTGACGACATAAGAGGTGGCCATGGCATATAAAACGATACTTGTTCATCTGGACCGGAAAGAAAGGGCGGCCAATCGCGTCCGCATAGCCGCCAATCTGGCAAAGGCCGAAGACGCTTGTCTGATTGGCGCGGCCATGATCGGCATTTCGACACTGACCTTTCGCGAGGCACGCATCAATGAAAAGGACCCGGCGCTTGCCTCACACCTGAAATTTCTGACAGACCGTGCAGAAGGGTTTGTCGAGGATTTTATCCAGGAAGTCGAAGGCATGGGCGTTTTGTCTTATGAAGGCCGTGTCGTGGATGGCGAGGCAGGCTATGGCATCAGCATGCAGGCCAGGTACAGTGATCTGGTTGTGGTCGGTCAGACCAACTTAAATGACGACGCCCCCATTGTCCAGCCGGATTTTCCCGAGTTTGTGGTTATCCATACCGGTCGGCCGGTTCTCCTGATTCCGCACGGCTACGAAAAGGAAACGGTTGGCTCCAGGGTGCTGGTTGCCTGGAATGCCAGCAAGGAGGCGCGCCGTGCGGTTACCGATGCGATCCCGCTGTTGAGACGGGCAGAGGTAGTGGATGTGGTCATGTTCAATGTTGAAACAGAGCCGGATATGCGGGATGAAAGTTCGGTAACCGATCTGGCGGTATATCTGGCGCGTCATGGGGTTAATGTCCATATTCTCAAGCGGCAGCAGGCCAGAAATATTGGCCAGTCGCTACTGGAAATCGCAGCAGAACGGGGAACAGATCTTCTTGTACTGGGTGGCTACGGTCATACCCGTTTCCGGCAATTCCTGCTGGGGGGGTTACCCGAACCATCCTGAGTGAATCTCCCCTGCCGGTGCTGATGTCGCACTGATTGGCAGGAGAAGAAAACGCGGCGGGTCAACAGGGTTTAGGCACTAGCCGGATAATCTGATAACATTAAGAATTGTGCCGTTATTTTGGCAGGTTGAGTCAGGCGGTTCCCCTTCATGGAGATGGATTGAATCTGCTGATAAAGTAATGGCCTGACAGGGCCACCATAACCTGTTTTTTATCACTGGCTGGCAGATACATTTGCCGGTATATCAAGGAATACGATGAAGTGTGTAGATGATTTTCGCCTGCGCCTGGGCAGTACTGAGCTGGTCCCGATCGTGATTGGCGGAATGGGGGTGGATATTTCCACACCGCAACTGGCGCTGACAGCGGTGCGTATGGGCGGTATTGGTCATTTGTCGGATGCCATGATGATGGCTACGGCTGACCATTATTTCCGGAAGCATTTTTCCCGGGACAAGATGCGCGCCAATATGGCAACCATGGGCAAGATGGACAAGTCCAGTGTCCATTTCGACCTGGGTGCCCTGGCCGAGGCAACACGTCTTCATGTATCCAGTGCAATGGAAGCCAAACGCGGCCATGGCCTGCTTTTTATCAATCTGATGGAAAAGCTGACCATGAATGCGCCGCGGGAAACCATGCAGACACGCATGACAGCCGCGCTTGATGCCGGTATTGACGGTATTACGCTGGCAGCAGGCTTGAACCAGAGTTCATTTCACCTGATACAGGACCATCCGCGTTTTCGTGATGCCAAGATGGGGATCATTGTTTCTTCTGCACGTGCGCTGCAGATTTTTATCCGTCGTAATGCCAAGCTCAACCGGCTGCCGGATTACGTGATTGTTGAGGGGCCGCTGGCAGGCGGTCATCTGGGCTTCGGGATGGATTGGGCCAAGTTTGACTTGAAGACGATCGTGGCTGAGGTGCAGGCTTATCTGAAAAAAGAAAATCTGGATATTCCGCTGATCGCGGCAGGCGGGGTGTTTACCGGTTCAGATGCAGTGGGTTTTCTTGAAAACGGCGCTGCTGCCGTGCAGGTGGCGACCCGTTTTACCGTTTCCCGGGAGTGCGGACTGCCGGAAGCGGCCAAACAGGCCTATCTGAATGCGGCCGAGGATGACATTGAGGTCAACATGCAGTCACCCACGGGATATCCTATGCGCATGCTGAAAAACACACCTGCTGTTGGTCAGGGTATCCGTCCGAATTGCGAGATATACGGCTATATCCTTGAGAATGGCAAATGTGAATATATCGATGCGTATGAGCGTGAAATCAAGCTGCATCCGGAAAAGGACAAGCTGTCAGTGAAGGAAAAGGTCTGCCTGTGCACCCATATGCGCAACTATGATGTATGGACGTGCGGACATAATACTTATCGCTTAAAGGATACAACACGCCGACTGGAAGACGGATCGTACCTGTTGCCTTCTGCCGAGCATATTTTCAGGGATTACCAGTTCAGCAAGGGCCACGAGATTCTGCTGCCGGAGTAATCCCCGGCCTTCTTATGCCGCCAGCAGGTGCAATAGTGCCTGCTGGCGTTTCTATTTTAATCCAGCAGGGTATTCAAGGCTTTCTGGAACTGGTTGGCGTGAGAGCGCTCTGCCTTGGCAAGCGTTTCAAACCAGATAGCGATTTCTTCAAAGCCCTCGTCACGGGCGATTTCCGCCATGCGGGGATACATGTCGTGATATTCGGTTGTTTCACCGGCAATGGCTGACTGGATATTCAAGCGGGTACGGGTCATGGGATTGCCCGATACCGGATCCTTCCTCAGGAATTCGAGGTGGCCCAGGGCATGGCCCCGTTCACCGGCAGCACTGGAAGAAAACAGCATGGCGACATCGTTGTGTCCTTCAATATTCGCACGGCTGGCAAAATACTCGTAACGCATGGCGGTCTGTGATTCCACGCTGAATGCTCTTTTCAGATTTTCTTCTGTTTGTGTTCCTTTGAGATCTTTCATTTTTTTTCTCCTGGTTTGTCGGATGAAGGACAGTCCGGCAGCCTGTTTTTCATGTGCTTATTGTAAAACATCCGACGGGAAAGAAAAGCGCCGTCTGATCAGCCTGATTGCTGGACGGATTCTCCGGCCAGAATGGAAATAATGTTCTGAATAGGCATGGGACGATGATAAAGGTGCCCCTGCATGATATGGCATCCCCAGTTTTTCAGGTAGGCGGCCTGTATTTCCGTTTCAACACCTTCGGCAATCAGCTTCATGCCTAATCCCTTGGCAATGGAAATAATGGCTAAAATAACGGGAAATTCGCTCATGTCGTGGTGTATCTCGCTCACAAAAGAACGGTCGATCTTGATGGTCTGGATGGGAAATTTTCGCAGATAGGCCAGTGAGGAGTAACCAATGCCAAAATCATCAATGGCGATGTCCACACCCAGATGATTCAAACGGCCAAGCAGCTCGATGGCCTGATGCGGATTGCGGATACTGATATTTTCCGTGATTTCCACACCAATCATGCCATCCTGTATCCGGTAATGTGAAAAGACGTCCTTCATTTTATCAATACAGTCTTCGCGATCCAGGTACTGGGGCGACATGTTGACAGAAACAGGAACCAGTTTGCACCCGGCCACCCGGGCGGCCAGTATGTCGCGGCAGACTGATCCGAGCATCCAGTCGGTGTAAGGCGCAATGAGTCCGATTTCTTCTGCATAGGGGAGAAATTCGCCTGCAGAAAGCAGTCCCCGTTCGGGGTGGTTCCAGCGCATCAGGGCTTCTGCGCCGATGATTTCGCCTGTTGCGATATCCACCTGTGGCTGATAGTACATTTCAAGCTGGTTACGATCCAGGGCGCGCCGCATCTCCTGTTCAAGGCTGATTTTGGCATGCGAGCTGCGAATCATGCTGTCTTCGTAAAAGCAGAAATCATTTTTGCTTTTGATCTTGACCTGGTACATGGCGATATCCGCATTGGCGATCAATTCTACCGCTGAGAGACCGTGCTCGGGATATGTGGCAATGCCGATGCTTGCCGTAATCTGGACATTTTCCTCATTATCGAGCGAAAACGGTTGTTGTATGGTATCCAGGCATTGTGTGGCAATGGTCTGTATACGGCCCGCATCTTTCAGGCCGGGCAGGGCAATCAGGAATTCATCGCTGCCCAGACGTGAAACGATGTCACCCGTTCTGACCAGTTCTTTGAGTCGCATACCCGCCTGCTGCAGCAGCAGATCGCCGCTCAAATGCCCCATGGTGTCATTGATGAGCTTGAAACGGTCAAGGTCAACAAAAAGAATCGTCATGCCGCCATTGGCTTCACGCAGGCGCTGCAGTTCGGTGTCAATCTGCTGGGTAAGCAGCGTGCGGTTTGGCAGGCCGGTCAGGAGATCGTAGTTCTTGTGATAGGAAATGATTTCTGCTGCCCGTTTTTTTTCCGAGAGGTCCCGTGCGATGATGTAGGCACTGCCGGTTTTTTCCATTGAATCCGGATTGGCCGGATTAAATGTCATATTCATGATCGTCAGTGAAAAAGGGTAGCTTTCCTTTTCTGCTTCGGATTTCAGGGACAGCTCGATATGACGGGTGGATTTGTATTTACTGCTGAAAAGTGCCTGTGCGCGGTTCAGGTCATCATTGCTGATCAGGGTGGAATAGGGTTTGCCGATCAACTCGCTAGGGGGATATCCCAAAATAGTGGTGACGCGCTGGTTGATGTAGGTGATTGTGCCATCATGGCTGATCGTGAAAATAATATCCGGTGCATTATCCACCAGATTACGATACATTTTTTCAGAGCATTCCAGTTGCCATGCCATTTGCTGGTGCCGGGATTCCAGGGCGCGCGCATCCAGTACATTCTTGATCGAAGAAAGCAGTTCTTCCGTAGAGGAAGGCTTGCGCAGGTAACTGAAAGCTCCTCTTTTAAGGGCTTCAATCGGTGCATTGATATCAGTGCTCTCTGACAGGACGATGGTGTGAGTGTCATATCCCTGTTTTTTGATAAAGTCCATGACGTCAAGGCCACTCATGTCAGGCAGACTGATCTCAAGCAGGAGCAGGTCGATTGTTTCCGTACGCAGGGTGTGTAGTGCTGTTTTTCCATCTTGTGCCTTGAAAAGGCGAATATCGTAATCACCCAGGAGGAAAATGAGGTCTTTCAGCGCATGGATCTGATTGTCTACAACAAGAATATGGGGCGTCGTAAGATTATTTTGCGCCAGTGAAGATAAGACAGTGATGGGAGGGGAGGCCTCAGACGTCATTGTTCTTGTTTTATATTTTTGGGGTCAAAGGAGCATACGCTGGAATCAGGATATCAAATATTGTGCCGTTTATGTCGGAATGTGAGCCGATTAATGCATGAATCTGGTTTAAGAGACTGTAAACGATGCCCATATCCTGTTCTTCCTGCTGTTTTTTTAACGCAGCGTTTTGAAGCGGATGACGCCCCTTTGTCCGCTGTACAGGCATCCCGCTTTCCCTGTAACCCACTTTCAGGGCGTAATAGAGGGTGCCGTCGCGCTCCTTATGGCCTTCGTATGTGATGATGATTTCACCGTCATCCTTTATGGCAATGACAGCATTGCGCAACAGGTTGACCAGGATTTGCTTTAACAGATTGTCCGGCGCCCG encodes:
- a CDS encoding aspartate kinase — encoded protein: MGLIVHKYGGTSMGSTERIKNVAKRVAKWHDAGKRIIVVPSAMSGETNRLIALAQEIMPQPDQRELDMITSTGEQVSIGLLSMALMALGKEAISFTGWQVPVLTDSSHTRARIQSIDAKRVMSALDEGKVVIIAGFQGIDDKGDITTLGRGGSDTSAVAIAAAMKADECLIYTDVDGVYTTDPRVVSEARRLKKITFEEMLEMASQGSKVLQTRSVEFSGNYQVPTRVLSSLTDPLMPLEEEAVSGTLITFEEDAEMEQTVISGIAFSRDEAKIMVIGVPDKPGIAFKILGAIADANIEVDMIIQNQSVAGITDFTFTVPRADYERAIAVLNTKVKGEINAKDIVGDNRVSKVSAIGVGMRSHVGVASKMFETLYQEGINILMISTSEIKISILIDEKYTELAVRALHKAFELDKV
- a CDS encoding universal stress protein, whose translation is MAYKTILVHLDRKERAANRVRIAANLAKAEDACLIGAAMIGISTLTFREARINEKDPALASHLKFLTDRAEGFVEDFIQEVEGMGVLSYEGRVVDGEAGYGISMQARYSDLVVVGQTNLNDDAPIVQPDFPEFVVIHTGRPVLLIPHGYEKETVGSRVLVAWNASKEARRAVTDAIPLLRRAEVVDVVMFNVETEPDMRDESSVTDLAVYLARHGVNVHILKRQQARNIGQSLLEIAAERGTDLLVLGGYGHTRFRQFLLGGLPEPS
- a CDS encoding nitronate monooxygenase; amino-acid sequence: MKCVDDFRLRLGSTELVPIVIGGMGVDISTPQLALTAVRMGGIGHLSDAMMMATADHYFRKHFSRDKMRANMATMGKMDKSSVHFDLGALAEATRLHVSSAMEAKRGHGLLFINLMEKLTMNAPRETMQTRMTAALDAGIDGITLAAGLNQSSFHLIQDHPRFRDAKMGIIVSSARALQIFIRRNAKLNRLPDYVIVEGPLAGGHLGFGMDWAKFDLKTIVAEVQAYLKKENLDIPLIAAGGVFTGSDAVGFLENGAAAVQVATRFTVSRECGLPEAAKQAYLNAAEDDIEVNMQSPTGYPMRMLKNTPAVGQGIRPNCEIYGYILENGKCEYIDAYEREIKLHPEKDKLSVKEKVCLCTHMRNYDVWTCGHNTYRLKDTTRRLEDGSYLLPSAEHIFRDYQFSKGHEILLPE
- a CDS encoding rubrerythrin family protein — protein: MKDLKGTQTEENLKRAFSVESQTAMRYEYFASRANIEGHNDVAMLFSSSAAGERGHALGHLEFLRKDPVSGNPMTRTRLNIQSAIAGETTEYHDMYPRMAEIARDEGFEEIAIWFETLAKAERSHANQFQKALNTLLD
- a CDS encoding EAL domain-containing protein, yielding MTSEASPPITVLSSLAQNNLTTPHILVVDNQIHALKDLIFLLGDYDIRLFKAQDGKTALHTLRTETIDLLLLEISLPDMSGLDVMDFIKKQGYDTHTIVLSESTDINAPIEALKRGAFSYLRKPSSTEELLSSIKNVLDARALESRHQQMAWQLECSEKMYRNLVDNAPDIIFTISHDGTITYINQRVTTILGYPPSELIGKPYSTLISNDDLNRAQALFSSKYKSTRHIELSLKSEAEKESYPFSLTIMNMTFNPANPDSMEKTGSAYIIARDLSEKKRAAEIISYHKNYDLLTGLPNRTLLTQQIDTELQRLREANGGMTILFVDLDRFKLINDTMGHLSGDLLLQQAGMRLKELVRTGDIVSRLGSDEFLIALPGLKDAGRIQTIATQCLDTIQQPFSLDNEENVQITASIGIATYPEHGLSAVELIANADIAMYQVKIKSKNDFCFYEDSMIRSSHAKISLEQEMRRALDRNQLEMYYQPQVDIATGEIIGAEALMRWNHPERGLLSAGEFLPYAEEIGLIAPYTDWMLGSVCRDILAARVAGCKLVPVSVNMSPQYLDREDCIDKMKDVFSHYRIQDGMIGVEITENISIRNPHQAIELLGRLNHLGVDIAIDDFGIGYSSLAYLRKFPIQTIKIDRSFVSEIHHDMSEFPVILAIISIAKGLGMKLIAEGVETEIQAAYLKNWGCHIMQGHLYHRPMPIQNIISILAGESVQQSG